A window of Terriglobales bacterium genomic DNA:
CTTCGGGTCCGTCGGACCCTTCCGCTCATGGAAACCGCAGGCTTGAACGAGAATCACAAGCGCCGCCTGGCGGTGGCCATGGCGATGGTGGATGCCGCCGCCGCGCATCCTGGATCTGCTGGACGAAAGGAACTCCCCCAAGAGCATGACGGTGATGCAGCAATCCATCCCAGCGGAGGAGCGGGCGCGGTTGCGGGAGGCGATGCATCGGCTGCAGCCGCTCACCGTCAGCTTCGCCCACCAGCACGGCCTGGAGCGCCGCAGCAAGGACCTGCGCCAGACGGTGGTGGCCGAACTCTCGCAGATCTGGACCACGCTGGAGAACTGCCGGCCCCGTCGCATGAAGGGCATGGGGGAGATTCCGGCGGCGGCGGCTGATCCCGTCGAGCGGGACCTGGAGCGCATGCTCCATCTGCTGGACGAAATCCGGCAAACGCTCGAAGCCTAGCTGCGGCGGCCCTCAATCCAGGTTCTTGCGCTGGGTAAAGGGGCCGAAGTGTGCCGCGATCACGCGCAGGTGCTCATCCAACTCCACTGAGGAATTCAGCACGCGGGAGCGCCGCTCGGGATAGTCGTAGCGCAGGTCGTAGAAGCGCACCAGGTAGCGCGTTTCGCCCGAATCGCGCTGCTCCACCTCGAACATCGGATACTGCGCCCAGTCCAGATACACCCGCCCCAGGTAGGACTTTTTCGCGGCCAGCGACGCCGGGGTCTCCTCCGGCTTGTAGCGGATGCGGGCGTGGTCCTGGGGATCGACCTCGGGGGTGAGTGAATCGACGTGCATGGTCTCGAAGGTGTCCTGGGTCTCGACCACGCCGTACCACAGGAAGGGATTGGTGTCGTAGGGATAGGCGGAGACGCGGATGGGCTCGGAGCCGTGGTAGAGGCGGCTTTCCAGCACGGCCACGGCGCGGCGATGCTCGAAATCGCGCAGACTCCAGAGCAGGACGATGCACACCAGGGCGAAGATGGCGCCACCGCGTCCGCGCGGGCCGGCGCGCCGCGCCCCCACCTCCTCCTGGATCAGCCCGAAGAGCGAAGGGACGATGAGGCCGGCGAGCAGCACCAGCAGCAGCAGCGGCTCGACGATGGAGACGATGTCCCAGGAGAACCACCGGAGATAAAAGGGCGCGAAGGGGCGCACGCCGTAGTTGTTGGTGAAGTCCAGCAGGATGTGGCTGAGCGCGCCCAGGCAGGCGTAGCTGTAGAGCAGCCCCCAGCGCGGCGGCGTCTTGCGGGGGTGTCCCCAGCGCAGCAGCAGGCGATTGAGGAGCCAGACCATGCCCAGCGCCAGCGCCGCCATCGCCGGAGCCCCCAACAGCGTGTGGGTGATCCCGCGATGATGGGCAAATCCAAAGACCGGCCCCCCGAAGTAGGCGAGAAAGTCGATATCCGAAACCTCAGCCGCCAGCACCAGGGTCACGGTGGCCAGCGACGTCTTGCGGTTCAGCCCGGCACGGCTCATGCAGGCGCCGGTGAGCATGTGGGTGAGCGGATCCAAGGTCAGCGTCCTCGCGGCATTAGCAGTGTAAAGGCATTGGGGAGCATGGAAAAGCGCGCGGGCAGCGTGCCCAGCAATTCTCCATCGGCCTCGGCCAAGACTCTACCGGACTTCTTGCTGGGATCGCCCGGGCCGGGTTCGAGCGGACGGCAGAGGACCTCGGTAGCGTGCACCAGCTCTACCCCCGGGACCTTCCACTGGATGCCGACCATCGCGCCCGAGAGGTGGGCGAGGTAGCGCAGGCGCACCGGAGGCCGGAACAGGATGACGCGCATGTCGTCGCGGGTGAGCGCGGCACCGGGAGCCACGCGCTTCAGCGGGAAGGGGAAATCGCTGACGCGCGCGGCCAGCATCTCCGCCACCACCTGGCGGCGGCGCTCGCCGCTCTGCGCTTCTACGTACTCGACCTCGAAGGGAGCAAAGCGCGC
This region includes:
- a CDS encoding metal-dependent hydrolase codes for the protein MDPLTHMLTGACMSRAGLNRKTSLATVTLVLAAEVSDIDFLAYFGGPVFGFAHHRGITHTLLGAPAMAALALGMVWLLNRLLLRWGHPRKTPPRWGLLYSYACLGALSHILLDFTNNYGVRPFAPFYLRWFSWDIVSIVEPLLLLVLLAGLIVPSLFGLIQEEVGARRAGPRGRGGAIFALVCIVLLWSLRDFEHRRAVAVLESRLYHGSEPIRVSAYPYDTNPFLWYGVVETQDTFETMHVDSLTPEVDPQDHARIRYKPEETPASLAAKKSYLGRVYLDWAQYPMFEVEQRDSGETRYLVRFYDLRYDYPERRSRVLNSSVELDEHLRVIAAHFGPFTQRKNLD